A genomic window from Cytobacillus suaedae includes:
- the spoIIR gene encoding stage II sporulation protein R, producing the protein MKKQNAIIIYMLLLLIGANIGIYQEQYSAQAATEPVVIPEEAIRLRILANSDSSKDQELKRKIRDEVNAEITKWVEELTSIDAARQLIKSRINDIEQIVEQTLIEEGIDQAYTVDFQNNVEFPTKLYGNFIYPAGQYEAILITLGEAKGANWWCVLFPPLCFLDFSNGEAVDPQIADEQEKKGQETTTKEEEVKVKFFLVEFFTSLFS; encoded by the coding sequence ATGAAAAAACAAAACGCAATTATCATATACATGCTACTATTATTAATCGGAGCCAATATCGGAATTTACCAGGAACAATATTCAGCTCAGGCAGCAACCGAGCCTGTTGTCATCCCAGAAGAAGCCATTCGTTTACGAATTCTAGCAAATAGTGACTCTAGCAAAGATCAAGAATTAAAAAGAAAGATTCGCGATGAGGTTAATGCAGAAATCACAAAATGGGTAGAAGAACTTACTTCAATTGATGCGGCAAGACAGCTAATCAAAAGCCGTATAAATGATATTGAACAAATCGTTGAGCAAACGTTAATAGAAGAAGGAATCGACCAAGCCTATACAGTAGATTTTCAAAATAATGTTGAGTTTCCAACAAAGCTTTATGGCAACTTCATATACCCTGCAGGTCAATATGAAGCAATTCTAATTACGTTAGGTGAGGCAAAAGGTGCGAACTGGTGGTGCGTGTTATTTCCTCCATTATGTTTCCTAGACTTTTCAAACGGAGAAGCAGTTGATCCGCAAATAGCAGATGAGCAAGAGAAGAAAGGGCAAGAAACAACTACGAAAGAAGAAGAAGTTAAAGTAAAATTCTTCTTAGTTGAATTTTTTACATCATTATTTAGTTAA
- the prmC gene encoding peptide chain release factor N(5)-glutamine methyltransferase, with the protein MKNISKVYEALNWASSCLREENRDENVGELLLCHHLKMNRSQLLASLRDDLDAEVVEHFMEDVKKHLNGLPVQYIIGYEEFYGRPFQVNKEVLIPRPETEELVEGVLKRAKTLFKDQKVSVVDVGTGSGAIAITLALENLNFDVSTVDIAIESIKVAKGNAEKLGAKVEFYEGDLLGPLIDRKKKVDIVVSNPPYIPDYEIETLSTVVKDHEPIRALIGGADGLDFYRRFMDEIPQVLKDRGLIAFEVGVGQGQLVADLLTTTFPSAKVEVANDINGKDRMVFAEIGF; encoded by the coding sequence ATGAAGAACATTTCTAAAGTGTATGAAGCCCTAAACTGGGCTTCTTCTTGTTTACGGGAAGAGAATCGTGATGAAAATGTTGGGGAGCTTTTGCTATGTCATCATTTAAAAATGAACCGGTCACAACTTTTAGCAAGTCTACGCGACGATTTAGATGCTGAAGTAGTAGAGCATTTTATGGAAGATGTTAAAAAGCATTTAAATGGCCTACCAGTACAATACATTATTGGCTATGAGGAGTTTTATGGAAGACCTTTTCAAGTAAATAAGGAAGTTCTGATTCCTCGTCCAGAGACCGAAGAGTTAGTAGAAGGTGTACTAAAGCGAGCAAAGACTTTGTTTAAAGATCAGAAAGTTTCAGTTGTTGACGTTGGAACCGGTAGTGGAGCCATTGCAATTACACTTGCATTGGAGAACTTGAATTTTGACGTAAGCACGGTAGACATAGCGATAGAATCCATTAAAGTTGCTAAAGGAAATGCCGAGAAACTAGGGGCAAAAGTCGAATTTTACGAAGGGGACTTACTAGGGCCATTAATTGACCGAAAAAAGAAAGTAGACATTGTTGTCTCAAACCCCCCTTATATTCCCGATTATGAAATTGAAACACTTTCCACCGTTGTAAAAGACCACGAACCCATCCGCGCACTAATCGGAGGTGCAGATGGGTTAGATTTCTATAGAAGATTTATGGACGAAATTCCTCAAGTATTAAAAGATAGAGGTCTAATTGCCTTTGAAGTAGGAGTTGGACAAGGACAATTAGTTGCTGACTTACTAACTACAACTTTCCCATCAGCCAAAGTCGAAGTCGCCAACGACATTAATGGTAAAGACAGAATGGTATTTGCGGAAATAGGCTTTTAA
- the prfA gene encoding peptide chain release factor 1, whose translation MFDRLEAVESRYEKLNQLLSDPDIINNTAKLREYSKEQSDIQDTVMAFREYKTVKEQLDDAKAMLDDKLDADMREMVKEELSELQSQQEELSEKLRVLLLPKDPNDDKNVIMEIRGAAGGDEAALFAGDLYRMYSRYAEAQGWRTEVMDANSTGVGGYKEIIFMITGKGAYSKLKFENGAHRVQRVPETESGGRIHTSTATVAVLPEAEEVEVEIHEKDIRTDTYASSGAGGQSVNTTMSAVRLTHIPTNTVVTCQDEKSQIKNKEKAMKVLRARVYDKINSEIQAEYDQNRKLAVGTGDRSERIRTYNFPQNRVTDHRIGLTIQKLDQILQGKLDEVFNALIMEDQAQRMEQAE comes from the coding sequence GTGTTTGATCGTTTAGAAGCTGTAGAATCTCGCTATGAAAAACTAAACCAATTATTAAGTGACCCGGATATTATTAATAACACGGCAAAATTACGTGAATATTCTAAAGAACAATCAGATATACAAGACACTGTTATGGCTTTTAGAGAATATAAAACAGTGAAAGAACAACTAGATGATGCAAAAGCAATGCTGGATGATAAATTAGATGCTGATATGCGTGAGATGGTAAAAGAAGAATTATCTGAATTACAATCTCAGCAAGAAGAACTAAGTGAAAAGCTACGTGTTCTTCTTTTACCGAAAGATCCTAATGATGACAAAAACGTTATCATGGAGATTCGTGGAGCAGCAGGTGGAGACGAAGCTGCCTTATTTGCAGGAGACCTATACCGTATGTACAGCCGCTATGCTGAAGCACAAGGCTGGAGAACAGAAGTAATGGATGCCAACTCAACTGGTGTTGGTGGATATAAGGAAATTATTTTCATGATCACAGGTAAAGGTGCTTATTCAAAGCTAAAATTTGAAAATGGTGCCCACCGCGTTCAACGTGTACCTGAAACGGAATCAGGTGGACGTATTCATACATCTACGGCAACAGTGGCTGTATTACCTGAAGCTGAAGAGGTTGAGGTAGAAATTCACGAGAAGGATATCCGTACTGATACGTACGCATCAAGTGGTGCAGGAGGACAAAGTGTAAATACAACAATGTCTGCAGTACGTTTAACACATATTCCAACTAACACAGTTGTTACGTGTCAGGATGAAAAGTCACAAATCAAAAACAAAGAAAAAGCGATGAAAGTACTTCGTGCGCGTGTTTACGATAAAATCAACAGTGAAATTCAAGCCGAGTATGACCAAAACCGTAAGTTAGCTGTTGGTACTGGTGACCGTTCAGAGCGAATTCGTACGTATAACTTCCCGCAAAATCGTGTAACTGACCACCGTATTGGTTTAACGATTCAAAAGCTTGATCAAATCCTTCAAGGAAAGCTAGATGAAGTTTTTAATGCATTAATTATGGAAGACCAAGCACAACGTATGGAGCAAGCTGAATAA